The Cydia amplana chromosome 10, ilCydAmpl1.1, whole genome shotgun sequence DNA window CGCTGCCGTTAACACCACCTAATTTAGAAACTCTTATGAATAATATAAAGAATGACACAGCCAATCTAATAAAGAAGGAAATTTTGTCTCTCAGGCGTGATATACGTTCGATGACCGAAAATTCCACTACAGCATCGACTAAAACTACATACGCTACCGTGACGGGTAGGTCCGTGAAGCAGGCGCCTGCTGCAGTATCTTCGGAACCTACACAGGTGACCACGAATCCGGCGATTGTCATCACTTCTAAGAAGGCCGGCGAAGGTGCTGCTGAAACTTTACAGGCATGGAGAAAAACGGTCTCCTTCCGTGATACGGACTTTGCCCCAACCGCTACAAAATTTATATCAAATGGCAAAGTCCGCATTGAATTCAACACAAAAGAACAGCGTGACATTGCATTATCCAGGACTAACGACGTCAATGCGGAAGTTGCCGCTGAAGCTTCAAAGACACTTCGCCCCATGATTACTTTAAAGGGTATATCCGTAGATGTTCCAACAAAGGATCTTGTTGATATTATAATTAGTCAAAATCAACCgctcaaaaatataattaatgaaaGCAATAAGATTTCATTCCACTATAAAAAAGGCAACAAAAATCCTCGTTTGTATAATGCTGTACTCATGACGACGCCATCCACTTTTAAGGCCTTCATTCAAATAGGTAAAATTAACATAGATCACCAACGGGTGCATGCAGAGGAGCACGTACCTATCTTGCACTGCTTTAAGTGCATGCAGTATGGCCATACGCGAAAGCATTGTAAGGCTACCACAACCATCTGTTCACATTGCGCATCGTCCGACCATGAATATAAATCATGCCCACACCAAAAAGATCAGACCAAAACAAAGTGCCACAACTGCGATGCATTTAATAAACAAGTAACTGAGGACCAACACAAGCTAAATACAGCACATAGCGCTACATCAACTTTTTGCCCCCGAATGCGATCTATGATACAGAGAATAAAATCGCGCATTGATTATCAACCTAATTAAGATTTAACATATTAAAACTtacaaatgtaactttaatCTTTAACGATAGTGTCATATTGTAACTTTAGTAGATCCTATCCGATCCTATCTGTAAAATACCTTTGTTATTGAATCTATTATTGCACCATTTCGCTTTACATAAGAACTATCGTATTTATTGGTTTACGCTGATAAAAATTGCAGTTATTTGTCTTATCACATGCCATATAAACCaagaattttgttaaatgctaGAATTAAACTCTAATCTCTTGCAAGGGGGCGGTGGCCGGGCGGCCGCCCGCACTCACTGACTGTGGTGAGGCGGGCGGTCGGGCGGCACTTAGCGTCCCCTTAAAATTATCTATGCACCATCTTTCTCTTTATCACATGAACACtaaattttcaattaaaataactcgCATAGTAATATCCAAGCTCTTGCAGGGGGACAGTGGCCGGGCGGCCGCCCGCACTCATTATTTTCTGTCATGGGGCGGGCGGTCGGGCGGCAGAACTTGTCCCCCCAAAACTTCATTTTAGGATAGCTGGTCGCCCGTATTATTAGCGAGGGCCGGTTATCCctaaattaaaatcaaacaaaCACTCCAGTTACACTCAACACACACCTAATAAAAACATACTACACTCAACATGAAGTGGGGGAGTTTTTAGTCCGTAGGCGGCTGGGCACCATTCCCAGCTGAGTCGGACATAACCGTCGGTACGGGCCGGCGGTATACATGAGTATTTTCTCCCTcaccgcaaaaaaaaaaaaaaaaaaaacctaacctaacctaacctaacctaaccttttttttttttttttttttttttttttttttttttttttttttttttttttttttttttttttttacgagggGAAATGCGTTTCGCATACTCCCGCCCCCCGGGGGGGGGGTTCGGGAGTTATGTGGGACTCTCCTCCCTTAGGGGGAGgcctacccactaaaacccctcggtGTACCCTCGCTCCGCCTGAGGTAGGACTAAGGGAACGCTTGGCGCTTACCTCGGCCCTGCCATGTGCGTGTCGCCCTTGCGGGCTCGGCTGTTGCGGCTTTTGCCACTGTCCCTCCTAGGTGTGCACTTTTGTGCCTTATCCGCCTCGGGACACTCTCGTCAGGCAGGAGACCCCCCGATCTCCTGCCCGAGGTCCCAGTTAGGGCGGCAAGCGGCGGTCATACGCGGCCCGCCTCCGCCCGGTCCTTTTTCGGCGGATAGGGAGCGAGAGGGGATCGTCCTCTCGCTCTCTCTCCGCCGCCTCCTTTAGGGACATGACAGCGTCGCAGAACGCGACGACCGCCTCCCAGGTGCCTCTGTTGCGGACCATCGCACTGGCTATTGCCGGCAGCGATAGGTCTGCTCCAAGAACCGCAGCCATCTCCGATCTCGGTTCATCCCACGCAGGGCATACGGCGCGGGTGTGATGCGCCGTGTCCTCCTCACCTCTGTCACAGTGCTTGCACACCGCTGTGTCCTCTCGTCGTGCCACTCGCCACAGGTACCTACCAAAGCAACCGTGCCCAGTAAGTACCTGTGTCAAGTGGTACGTCATTGGCCCGAAGTCGCGCTTCAACCAGTCCCTAAGGACTGGGCGTACTGCGCCCACCACCTCGCGGCTTGCGCTCGGGGCTTCTAGCCTTTCATCCCACCTCCGGAGAAGGTCATCCTTGGCCTCCTCCCTCCAAAGCTTGATCTCCTCCGGAAGTGGACGATTTCCCGCCGCCCGCTCTTCCGCAACTTGCCAGTATACCGCCGCCAGGACCCCAGCCTCCAGGTCCCATGGTGGGCTGCCGGCCAGCAACGTCGCCGCCTCAAAGGAGACCGTCCTGTACGCTCGTATTGCTCTTGTGGCTATAACCCGTTGGGGTCTGCGCAACAGGGCCACGTTCCGAGCGTTCAGGGATTCTGCCCATATTGGGGCCCCATAGAGTGCCATGGAGCGCACAACACCCTGATAAAGGCGGCGGCATGTGCTGCCCGGTCCCCCGGTGTTCGGGAGCAGTCCCCCGAGTGCTCCGGCTGCGGCCAGCAATTTTGGCGCCTTCCGCGCAAAGTGCTCAGTGAAGCTCCACCGACCGTCGAGGACAATGCCTAGGTACCGCATCGTCGACTCGACGGCGATGGAGGTTCCCCCGACCACTATTTCCAGCCCAGGAGGCGGTGCGTTTCGAGGCCCGTGAAAACAGAGAGCCTCGGACTTGTTGAGGGCCACTTCGAGTCCCAAGGCCCTAATGCGACTCACCACGTGAGCTACCCCTGCTGTGCCGAGCAGGACGGCCTGCCTGTGGGTGCTCCCCTTTGCGGTGACGAGAGTGTCGTCAGCGTAACATAGTACGTTGACGCCCCGCAGGTTGGTACCGCGAAGCACCCAGTCGTACCCGATGTTCCACAGGAGTGGTCCGAGGACTGACCCCTGTGGGACACCGCACGTGACCGTCCTGCTTGCCCATCCAGCTTGAGTCGGGTATGTGATGGCCCGGTCTctgaagtagtcctcgactactATTCTGAGATAGTGGGGCACACCGTGGTACTTCAGTGCCTCCTTGACAGTCTCAAAGGGCAAAGTGTTGAAGGCATTCGCTATGTCTAGCGACACTGCCAACAGCACTCCACCCCGTGAGACTGCCCCATCGGCGAGGACCCTCAACCGCGCTATGGCATCAATGGTCGACCTTTCCCGCCGAAAGCCGTACTGGCACTCGTGCAAGTCGGGTCCTACCTCCCCGAGGTGTCTGACGAGACGGGCCGCGAGCACTCGCTCAAGGAGCTTGCCCATCTCGTCAAGCAAGACTATGGGGCGATAGGCCGACGGCGACTCAGCCGGGCGCCCGTCCTTCTGAAGAAGGACGAGCTTACCGGTCTTCCAGCTTCGCGGGAACCGACCCTGTTGGAGACATGCGCGGAAAAGGGCCCTCACTCTCTCCTCCAGCTCACCAAGCGCGAGCACCACGACACGTCCGGGCACACCGTCAAGTCCGGGGGCGCTGTTTTTCAGCCGGAGCCTTAACACCGCTGCCCCGAGTTCCCCCTCTGTGACAGGAGGTATGTCCTCCTCTACCGCAGTGCTGGTAGCGTTCCCACCCATCGCTGGCGGATGCCATACACCTCTTTCAGGGAACAGACCAGTAAGGATTCGTCCTAAGAGGTCCGGCTCAAGGCTGCTGGTTAGCGGAGGGGCCCAAGGCCGGAGTTTTGCCCTTACAGTTTTGTAAGGGCGTCCCCATGGGTCCCGGTCCAGCGTCTCCAGCCACTCCTTCCACGCCGCTTCCCTAGCCTGTGCGATGCCTGCCTGCAGGGCGTGGCATTTGGCTCGGTAGGCGGCGTAGAGCTCATCCTCCCTGGCCGGATCGCGTATCCTTCTCCGTCTGCTCCTGGTGTATTGGCGGCGCGCAGCTGTGCATCCGCTTCGTGCCTCACGAAGCTCCTCGCGCCACCAGTAAAGCCGGCGCCGCGGCGGAGTCGCCTTTGCTCGGGGCATTGCTGCATCGCATATGCGCTGGAGAGCAGCAACCTGCCGCTCCGCCTCGGCGTCGACTTCACCGATGGGCCTAGGCCCGGCCTGCCACCCCTCGACAATCGCTGCCTCTTTGGCCATTTCTCGGTCGAGTTTGCGCAGTTTCCAGCGCGGCCCTTCCCCCGCAGTGGGTCGACCGACACCCCTTGGAGTGGCAGGGAACGTGGAGACATCGAATCGAATGTAGCGATGATCCGACAGCGTCTCCACGTCTACCCTCACTCCCCACCCCATTACGCGCCGTGCGAGAGCAGGGCTGGCCATTGTTAGATCCACAATTGACCCGCCCCGCTGTCGCACGCACGTGTGTGTCGACCCCCTGTTGAGGATCTGCAACCCCACTTCGACCGCCCATTCTTCCATGGCCTGCCCTCTCGCGTCCGTCGCTGGGGATCCCCATGTCGTGGACTTGGCGTTAAAGTCTCCAGCGACGAGCACCAGCCCCGGGCGACTGCTGCCGATCAGAGAGCCCACCTCATCCAGGAATGACTCGAACTCGGCCAGTCTCCTGTTTGGCGAGAAATACGCCCCGACCACCATCGTGTCTCCTAATAGTGTGGCGACAAAGCCGTGGCCTCTGGTGACGTTTTGGTGACGCGGCGCATTAGCTTGGGCCTGCGTGACAACCGCTACTAGGCCATCCCTGTCACCAGCCCAGTTGTCCCTCGGGGGCACAGAGTAGGGCTCTGCCACCACCGCGACCTGTATCAACCACTCCGCCATGCTTTGGAGCAGGAGGTCTTGAGCTCTGGCGGAATGGTTGATATTCGCCTGCAGATACCGGACGGCCATTCCTAGCCATTGGCTGTCCGATCCTCCTCGACCCCAGGCTCAGGCCTTCGTGGGGGACTTGGCTGCGTAGAGGCTCCGGGGCCACCTGCAGCAGTTTTCTTCCGTTTGGGTGGGTTGCATGTTTTGCTTCCCACCCTATGGTCTGCACGGATGCCCGCAGCGGCGCACAATGAGCAATGCGCGGTGGCATTGCAGTCACGCGCGATATGGCCCGTCCCACTGCAACGGTAACATATAAGGCTCCGATCCACCTCCGACTTGCACTTCGCACGCACGTGTCCCACTTCCAAGCATCGGAAGCATCGCGTGGGCCGACTGTCGAGCAGTCTGACCTGCGCCGACACCCACCCCACGCGGACCCGTCCGCCCTGCGCCACCTTTTTGGCAGCTGCGATAGGACACCGCAGCCACACCGTACCCAGCCCCGAAGGGCCGAGCGTGACCTCCCCGGACTTGATGTCCTCCTCTGCGCAGCCACCTTCCTTTGCTACCGCCGCCACCACTTCCGAGGAAAGCACGGAGTCGTCCAGGCCCGAGATGCGCATCTCCGCGCATTTGGTGGGCCTAGATATACGGACCAGGGCAGGGTCCAGCACCTCCCGCAGTTTGGCGGCCAGATCATCTGCCTTTTGGCCGCTCGCCGCTCCGGGGATCTCGAAGGCGCGGGCATCCGTGGCGGTCCTTCGGATCCGAACACCCGCGATCCCCATCGAGTCAATGTCGACCTTGCTTTTAGCCTCGTTGAGTACGGCGGCGTAGCTCGTGCTGCTATCGGCCTGGGGTATCAGTGTAAGCACCACCGCTGATGTGTTAGGAAGGCGAAGCTTCCGGGCTTTCTTTGGTGGAGCCTTGTTCGTAAGGTTCACCTCCTTTCTTGCACCCTTGGGCTTTCCCTTTTTCCCCTTCTTTGCTACCTCGGACCAGGTTGACGTGGCAGGTGCAGGCGCCAGCGCAGCAGCGGCGGAGCCTGGCATTACCGGGGCCGGGATTTCCTGGGCGGAGCTTCCCTTCCGgggcttcttcttcttctccctCCCCACAGAGCCTGAGGAGGAAGGTCCCTTTGCAGGCACCATAGGCGAGACCAGGGCCTTCGAGGAAGCGCCCGCGAGCCTTTTTTCCTTCTGAGTAGTCTCTCCGCCGGACGGAGGGAGGAGTCTGTCTTTGATTGTGGTCATGTGGGCGTCCAGGTACGACGTCACCTGGGCCATGACCACGCGACAGATCTCCTTCGTCAGAGGCGCCGAGGTTTTGCTCTGTTCGGCCACCGTCTTCGAACTCCTATCCTGTCCGGGTAGGGAGGATGCAGCACTGCCCTGCTGACGCATCGCCTCCATTTGGGCCTTAATTTCGGCCATTTCTTTTCGGAGACTGGCCATCTCCCCCCTCAACCGGTCGTTGTCGGCCTGAAGCCGCGTCGTTTCCTCGGTGGCTGTGCGTTGGCTGAGTTCAGCAAACGCATCCGTGATTGCCGACGAGGCGTCTTTTAGGCGGCGGATGTACGGGCCCTTCAGATTCTTTGATGTGGCTGCCACCCTTTCGATGACAGCCACACTATCCGCGACCTGTCGTCTCAGGTCCCGTATGCCGGGCTCTTCTTCGGGGTTCGCCCCAGGCCGAGGAATGGTGTCTTTGCGGAACCCTTGCCGCGTTCGGATTTCCATTTGTTCCAGCTCTTTCTCCGCCTCGAGGCGAGCCTCTTCCCGGAGGGCACGGTTATAAGCTTCTCTTGCCTTAGCCATGCCCATGTAATTCCCAGTCGTGGGGGGGCGGCCCCGGCGTTT harbors:
- the LOC134651648 gene encoding uncharacterized protein LOC134651648; protein product: MRYLGIVLDGRWSFTEHFARKAPKLLAAAGALGGLLPNTGGPGSTCRRLYQGVVRSMALYGAPIWAESLNARNVALLRRPQRVIATRAIRAYRTVSFEAATLLAGSPPWDLEAGVLAAVYWQVAEERAAGNRPLPEEIKLWREEAKDDLLRRWDERLEAPSASREVVGAVRPVLRDWLKRDFGPMTYHLTQVLTGHGCFGRYLWRVARREDTAVCKHCDRGEEDTAHHTRAVCPAWDEPRSEMAAVLGADLSLPAIASAMVRNRGTWEAVVAFCDAVMSLKEAAEREREDDPLSLPIRRKRTGRRRAAYDRRLPP